Proteins encoded in a region of the Bubalus bubalis isolate 160015118507 breed Murrah chromosome 9, NDDB_SH_1, whole genome shotgun sequence genome:
- the FARSA gene encoding phenylalanine--tRNA ligase alpha subunit, protein MADGPVAEVLLRRLEAADGGLDSAELATELGVEHQTVVGAVKSLQALGQIIETELRSTKRWELTAEGEEIAQEGSHEARVFRSIPPEGLPQSELMRLPSGKVGFSKAMSNKWIRVDKSAADGPRVFRVVDSVEDEVQRRLQLVRGGQAEKLGEKERSELRKRKLLTEVTLKTYWVSKGSAFSTSISKQETELSPEMISSGSWRDRPFKPYNFSAHGVLPDSGHLHPLLKVRSQFRQIFLEMGFTEMPTDNYIESSFWNFDALFQPQQHPARDQHDTFFLRDPAQAQQLPMDYVHRVKRTHSQGGYGSQGYKYNWKLDEARKNLLRTHTTAASARALYRLAQKKPFTPAKYFSIDRVFRNETLDATHLAEFHQIEGVVADHGLTLGHLMGVLREFFTKLGITQLRFKPAYNPYTEPSMEIFSYHQGLKKWVEVGNSGIFRPEMLLPMGLPENVSVIAWGLSLERPTMIKYGINNIRELVGHKVNLQMVYDSPLCRLDAERGPPSTQEAA, encoded by the exons ATGGCGGACGGTCCGGTGGCGGAGGTGCTGCTGCGGCGGCTGGAGGCGGCCGATGGCGGCCTGGACAGCGCGGAACTGGCGACCGAGCTGGGCGTGGAGCACCAGACTGTGGTGGGCGCCGTGAAGAGCCTGCAGGCGCTGGGTCAG ATCATTGAGACTGAGCTACGCTCCACCAAGCGCTGGGAGCTTACTGCTGAGGGTGAAGAGATTGCCCAGGAGGGCAGCCACGAGGCCCGGGTGTTTCGCAGCATCCCCCCAGAGGGCCTGCCCCAGAGCGAGCTCATG CGACTGCCCAGTGGCAAGGTGGGCTTCAGCAAGGCGATGTCCAACAAGTGGATCCGGGTGGACAAGAGTGCTGCTGACGGGCCCCGGGTGTTCCGAGTG GTGGACAGCGTGGAGGATGAGGTGCAGCGCCGGCTCCAGCTGGTCCGGGGTGGGCAGGCTGAGAAGCTGGGAGAAAAGGAGCGGAGTGAGCTCCGGAAGCGGAAGCTGCTGACTGAAGT GACTCTGAAGACCTACTGGGTGAGCAAAGGTAGTGCCTTCAGCACCAGTATCTCCAAGCAGGAAACAGAGCTGAGCCCAGAGATGATCTCCAG TGGCTCCTGGCGGGATCGGCCCTTCAAGCCCTACAATTTCTCGGCCCATGGCGTCCTCCCTGACAGCGGCCACCTGCACCCGCTGCTCAAGGTCCGCTCCCAGTTCCGGCAGATCTTCCTGGAGATGGG GTTCACCGAGATGCCAACCGACAACTACATTGAGAGCTCCTTCTGGAACTTTGACGCACTCTTCCAGCCCCAGCAGCACCCGGCACGTGACCAGCATGACACCTTCTTCCTGCGAG ATCCAGCCCAGGCTCAGCAACTCCCAATGGACTATGTCCACCGCGTGAAGCGGACCCACTCTCAGGGCGGCTATGGCTCACAGGG GTACAAATACAACTGGAAATTGGACGAGGCTCGGAAAAACCTGCTGCGCACACACACCACGGCAGCCAGCGCCCGCGCCCTCTACCGCCTGGCCCAAAAG AAGCCCTTCACTCCGGCCAAATACTTCTCCATCGATCGAGTGTTCCGGAATGAGACCCTGGATGCCACTCACCTGGCCGAGTTCCACCAGATCGAGGGCGTCGTGGCTGACCACGGCCTCACGCTGGGCCACCTCATGGGTGTCCTGCGGGAGTTCTTCACCAAGCTGG GTATCACCCAGCTGCGTTTCAAGCCAGCCTACAACCCCTACACTGAGCCCAGCATGGAAATATTCAGTTACCACCAAG GTCTAAAGAAGTGGGTGGAGGTTGGGAACTCTGGAATCTTCCGCCCTGAGATGCTGCTGCCCATGGGGCTCCCTGAGAATGTGTCGGTCATTGCCTGGGGTCTCTCCTTGGAGCG CCCGACGATGATCAAATATGGCATCAACAATATCCGGGAGCTGGTGGGCCACAAGGTGAACCTTCAGATGGTGTACGACAGTCCCCTATGCCGCCTGGATGCTGAACGGGGGCCCCCTTCGACACAAGAGGCTGCGTGA